Below is a genomic region from Streptomyces sp. NBC_00461.
GCGTACCCCGGCACCGACAAGGCGCAGAACGGCGGCGTGGACCTCAAGGTCTACACCGACAACAACACCGCCTACACCGACCTGATGGCCGGCAACCTCGACCTGGTCGACGACGTCCCGGCCGCCCAGCTCAAGAACGTCAAGAGCGACCTCGGCGACCGCTATCTGAACACCCCCGCCGGCATCATCCAGACGCTCGCCTTCCCCTTCTACGACAAGGACTGGAACACGAGCGGCGCGGTGAAGGTCCGCCAGGGCCTGTCCATGGCGATCAACCGCCAGCAGATCACCGACACGATCTTCCAGAAGACCCGGACGCCGGCCACCGACTGGACCTCCCCGGTCCTCGGCACGAAGGGCGGCTTCCAGGACGGGCTGTGCGGGAGCGGCTGCGAGTACAACCCCAGCGAGGCCAAGAAGCTGGTCAAGGAGGGCGGCGGGCTGCCCGGCGGCCAGGTCAAGATCACGTACAACGCGGACACCGGCTCGCACAAGGAGTGGGTTGACGCCGTCTGCAACTCCATCAACAACGCGCTCGGCAACGACAAGGCGTGCGTCGGCAACCCGGTCGGCACCTTCGCCGACTTCCGCACCCAGATCACCCAGAAGAAGATGTCGGGTCCGTTCCGGGCCGGCTGGCAGATGGACTACCCGCTCATCCAGAACTTCCTCCAGCCGCTCTACTACACCAACGCCTCGTCCAACGACGGCCACTGGTCGAACAAGGACTTCGACAAGCTCGTCAACCAGGCCAACACGGAGACCGACACCACCAAGGCGATCGGCATCTTCCAGAACGCCGAGAAGGTCGTCCGCGACAACATGGCCGCCATCCCGCTCTGGTACCAGAACGGCAGCGCCGGCTGGTCCGAGCGCCTCTCGAACGTCGCGCTCAACCCGTTCAGCGTCCCCGTCTACAACGAGATCAAGGTCGGCTGACCGCGCATGGGACGGTACGTGGTCCGGCGTCTGCTCCAGATGATCCCGGTGTTCATCGGGGCCACGCTGCTGATCTTCCTGATGGTGAACGTGATGGGCGACCCCATCGCGGGCCTGTGCGGCGAGCGGCAGTGCGACGCGGCCACCGCCGCCCAGCTGAAGAAGGAGTTCGGGCTCGACAAGCCCGTCTGGCAGCAATACCTGACCTACATGGGGAACGTCTTCACCGGCGACTTCGGTACGGCGTTCAACGGCCAGAAGGTCACCGAGCTGATGGCGACGGCGTTCC
It encodes:
- a CDS encoding peptide ABC transporter substrate-binding protein: MRGATHAKWAACAAAVALAATGCGGDSGSGSSGGDSSAVLSSSWGDPQNPLEPANTNEVQGGKVLDMIFRGLKRYDPKTGAAKDMLAEKIDTTDSQNFTITVKAGWKFSNGEAVTAKSFVDAWNYGASLKNNQKNAYFFGYIEGYDKVHPETGTQTADTLTGLKVTGDRTFTVKLTQKFSTFPDTLGYPAFAPLPQAFYTDHAGWIKKPVGNGPYTVQSYTKGSKMSLRKWDAYPGTDKAQNGGVDLKVYTDNNTAYTDLMAGNLDLVDDVPAAQLKNVKSDLGDRYLNTPAGIIQTLAFPFYDKDWNTSGAVKVRQGLSMAINRQQITDTIFQKTRTPATDWTSPVLGTKGGFQDGLCGSGCEYNPSEAKKLVKEGGGLPGGQVKITYNADTGSHKEWVDAVCNSINNALGNDKACVGNPVGTFADFRTQITQKKMSGPFRAGWQMDYPLIQNFLQPLYYTNASSNDGHWSNKDFDKLVNQANTETDTTKAIGIFQNAEKVVRDNMAAIPLWYQNGSAGWSERLSNVALNPFSVPVYNEIKVG